A genome region from Pseudomonas helmanticensis includes the following:
- a CDS encoding SMI1/KNR4 family protein codes for MEEIIEQLREANEPVPVPLELPDEDQLVEVEEELFINIPFVFKEFLLTVSDVVYGSLEPVTVTDPQSHTYLPDVAANAWDIGVPRDLIPICQDGENYYCVEEDGTVVLWSGEEELITEESWESVWHWARDVWLES; via the coding sequence GTGGAAGAAATCATCGAACAACTGCGTGAAGCCAACGAACCCGTGCCGGTTCCTTTGGAATTGCCTGACGAAGACCAACTGGTGGAAGTCGAAGAAGAACTCTTCATCAACATCCCGTTCGTCTTCAAAGAGTTTTTGCTGACCGTCAGCGACGTGGTTTACGGCAGCCTGGAGCCGGTGACCGTCACCGACCCGCAATCGCACACCTATCTGCCCGATGTCGCGGCCAATGCCTGGGACATCGGTGTACCGCGTGATCTGATTCCGATCTGTCAGGACGGCGAGAATTACTACTGCGTCGAAGAAGACGGCACCGTGGTGCTGTGGTCGGGCGAAGAAGAGCTGATCACCGAAGAATCCTGGGAATCGGTCTGGCACTGGGCGCGGGACGTCTGGCTGGAAAGCTGA